Proteins found in one Thermoplasmata archaeon genomic segment:
- a CDS encoding GIY-YIG nuclease family protein codes for MAHGKSIRLFLIEGEYSGRWKCELSNWTGLAYKIPRSMLSKCSDRTDLDYAGVYFLIGKSDDQVKDKVYIGESEDVLYRLNQHVQAGEKEWQDWSDCVVFISKDNQLNKAMIKYLESSLYDLAVTADRAEVTNGNRPRKSSLSELDAAEMDEYLENLRLLMGALGYRFLEPSISKTMKKEDNIFHLSSKKTGYDAKGMIVDDGFVVLKGSIISDGIADSFKTKGYNVLRERLISEGVIKDRVFVKDQLFSSYSAASSVIEGHNSNGWLDWKDSKGNTINDLLNS; via the coding sequence ATGGCCCATGGCAAATCGATTCGTCTTTTCCTCATCGAGGGAGAGTATTCAGGAAGATGGAAGTGCGAACTGTCTAACTGGACAGGTCTCGCGTATAAGATTCCCAGAAGCATGCTCTCTAAGTGTTCCGATCGTACGGATCTTGATTATGCCGGAGTCTACTTCCTCATCGGTAAATCCGATGATCAGGTCAAGGATAAGGTATACATCGGTGAATCAGAGGATGTTTTGTATAGGTTGAACCAGCACGTTCAGGCCGGCGAGAAGGAATGGCAGGATTGGAGCGATTGTGTAGTCTTCATCAGTAAGGACAACCAGCTCAACAAGGCCATGATAAAGTATCTCGAAAGCTCTCTTTACGATCTCGCAGTTACCGCAGACAGGGCCGAAGTCACCAACGGCAATCGCCCCAGGAAATCATCGTTATCAGAACTCGATGCGGCAGAGATGGATGAATACCTCGAGAACCTCAGACTCCTAATGGGTGCTCTCGGATACAGGTTCTTGGAACCTTCTATCTCCAAGACCATGAAAAAAGAAGACAACATCTTCCACCTCAGCAGCAAGAAGACAGGCTATGATGCCAAGGGCATGATCGTCGATGATGGTTTCGTTGTACTGAAGGGATCCATCATTTCTGATGGCATCGCAGACAGTTTCAAGACCAAGGGCTATAACGTTCTCCGTGAACGTCTTATTTCCGAAGGTGTGATCAAGGACAGGGTATTCGTTAAGGATCAACTCTTTTCGAGCTATTCGGCAGCTTCATCTGTAATAGAAGGCCACAATTCCAACGGTTGGCTGGATTGGAAAGACAGCAAGGGGAATACTATCAACGATTTGCTAAATTCTTAA
- a CDS encoding restriction endonuclease — MVIPQIRTSKNVVPTIYAYTTPDYHPHDGWTKIGDTKRDVAIRLREQSRTIDVAIHPEWALDAKFEGTPPKTFRDTLFHSYLIKNGIKKMPGKRNEWFFISPDKAKMMLYDFRSNRGITEDLTSIPYSLRDEQDKAVSVAKDYFLLHDKGEFLWNAKPRFGKTLSVYDLCKRMDAHKVLIVTNRPAIANSWYDDYQLFLGLDSGYRFVSGSSSLRERPLTLSHEEFEEIYSKDSSLKYIEFMSLQDLKGSIYFGGKFNKLKYVSTEDWDLLVIDEAHEGVDTYKTDVAFDHIKRKWTLHLSGTPFKALANEKFEEGAIYNWTYADEQRAKGSWNYEEDEDNPYESLPKLNMYTYQMSKIVEDQIQQGIVLDDEVEEYAFNLNDFFSTKKNGEFVYNESVEKFLQALVTQEKFPFSTPELRSELKHTLWILNRIDSAKALYKKLRTHPIFGQYEIIPAFGDGKVDDEGENTKAFDKVTKAIHDHEKTITLSVGQLTTGVTIPEWTAVLMLSNIKSPALYMQAAFRAQNPCIFTNEDGSFSKKINAYVFDFDPARTLDIFEKFANDLSSDTSAGKGDMDSRKNHVRELLNFFPVIGEDENGKMIELDAESVLSIPRKIRSIEVVHRGFMSDFLFQNISNIFHAPPQVWDLINSLEPVKEPDSLIRYTYGELDLENGEIKVPQEKVLGTAVDLFGDSIYSVDAEEVDEIFDKIESKTTQSQKDEQIRLMREKFNASVLTPMIDQAKDRFGRDFSSSASKAVERKINSDVEMEMNKAVSELQILHKTIDAEKDEALSKTLDAKERIDIEKKYEEERKAKVAEFKKSLDSTLDDLVNNAGQDIVERVLTDQQNQKKKSVEDAIKDHLRGFSRTIPAFLMAYGSEGDVTLENFDKIIPADVFKEVTSISLEDFRFLRDGGKYINEETGQEESFDGRLFDPVVFNDSVNVFLSLRKKLANYFDESATQDIFDFIPPQKTNQIFTPRKVVTQMVDMLEQENPGCFDDDSKTFADLYMKSGLYLAEIVKRLYRSEKMKVKYPNEQERLDHIFSKQIYGLAPTEIIYRIVLSFLLGFSEDVNISKNNIRLCDSLQYAKDGTLEEKLKEVFNL, encoded by the coding sequence ATGGTTATCCCGCAGATCCGCACATCAAAAAATGTCGTACCAACAATTTATGCTTACACGACTCCGGATTACCATCCTCATGATGGTTGGACTAAGATCGGGGATACCAAGCGTGATGTGGCCATTCGTCTGAGAGAACAATCTCGTACTATCGATGTTGCAATCCATCCAGAATGGGCTCTCGACGCAAAATTTGAAGGCACTCCTCCTAAGACGTTCAGAGATACTCTGTTCCATAGTTATTTGATCAAGAACGGGATTAAGAAGATGCCCGGGAAGAGGAACGAATGGTTCTTTATTTCTCCGGATAAGGCAAAGATGATGCTTTATGATTTTAGATCCAATCGCGGTATCACTGAAGATCTAACATCGATACCCTATTCTCTCAGGGATGAACAAGATAAGGCCGTATCTGTAGCAAAAGATTATTTCTTGCTACATGACAAGGGCGAGTTCTTATGGAATGCCAAACCTAGATTTGGAAAGACCCTTTCAGTCTATGATCTGTGTAAGCGTATGGATGCTCATAAAGTATTGATTGTAACTAATCGTCCAGCAATAGCCAATTCATGGTATGATGATTATCAACTGTTCCTTGGTCTTGATTCCGGTTATAGGTTCGTCAGTGGTTCTAGTTCTTTGCGGGAAAGGCCACTTACATTGAGTCATGAGGAGTTTGAGGAGATTTATTCTAAGGATAGTTCGTTGAAATACATAGAATTCATGAGTTTGCAGGATCTCAAGGGTTCTATCTATTTTGGCGGAAAATTCAATAAGCTAAAGTATGTTTCCACTGAAGATTGGGATCTTCTGGTAATCGATGAGGCTCACGAAGGTGTTGACACCTATAAGACCGATGTAGCTTTTGATCACATTAAACGCAAATGGACTCTTCATTTGTCAGGAACACCGTTCAAAGCTTTAGCTAACGAGAAGTTTGAGGAAGGAGCCATTTATAATTGGACCTATGCTGATGAGCAGAGGGCCAAAGGTTCTTGGAATTACGAGGAGGACGAGGACAATCCGTATGAATCTCTCCCTAAATTGAATATGTATACCTATCAGATGTCCAAGATTGTTGAGGACCAGATCCAACAAGGTATTGTCCTTGATGATGAGGTCGAAGAATATGCTTTCAATCTTAACGATTTCTTTTCGACTAAGAAGAATGGGGAATTCGTGTATAATGAATCAGTAGAGAAATTCTTACAGGCTTTGGTCACTCAGGAGAAGTTTCCCTTCTCTACTCCAGAACTTCGTAGCGAACTCAAACATACACTTTGGATACTCAATCGTATTGATAGTGCTAAAGCGCTTTATAAAAAGCTCAGGACTCATCCGATATTTGGCCAGTATGAGATCATCCCAGCATTTGGAGATGGAAAGGTTGATGATGAAGGCGAGAATACCAAGGCCTTTGATAAGGTCACCAAGGCTATTCATGATCATGAGAAGACCATTACTTTGTCTGTTGGTCAATTGACCACAGGTGTTACCATTCCAGAATGGACTGCTGTCCTCATGTTATCAAATATCAAAAGTCCTGCCCTCTACATGCAGGCAGCTTTCAGAGCTCAAAATCCTTGTATCTTTACCAACGAGGATGGTAGTTTCTCCAAGAAGATCAATGCCTATGTTTTCGATTTCGATCCTGCAAGAACTCTTGATATTTTCGAAAAATTCGCCAATGATCTTTCCTCGGATACCTCTGCAGGTAAAGGTGACATGGATTCTAGGAAGAATCATGTTAGAGAGCTCTTGAATTTCTTCCCTGTTATCGGTGAGGATGAAAATGGAAAGATGATTGAACTCGATGCAGAAAGCGTGCTTTCGATCCCCAGGAAGATCCGTTCGATAGAAGTGGTCCATCGCGGATTTATGTCCGATTTCCTTTTCCAAAATATCAGCAATATATTCCATGCACCTCCTCAGGTATGGGATCTTATTAATTCATTAGAACCTGTGAAGGAACCAGACAGTCTCATAAGATACACTTACGGTGAACTCGATTTGGAGAATGGGGAGATAAAGGTCCCTCAGGAAAAGGTATTGGGTACAGCAGTCGATCTTTTTGGCGATAGCATTTATTCAGTCGATGCAGAAGAGGTCGATGAGATATTTGATAAAATCGAGTCTAAAACTACTCAATCTCAGAAGGATGAGCAGATCAGGCTGATGAGAGAAAAGTTCAATGCTTCCGTCTTAACACCTATGATAGATCAGGCCAAAGATAGATTCGGTCGTGATTTTTCGTCCTCTGCATCTAAAGCGGTTGAACGTAAGATCAATTCGGATGTCGAGATGGAAATGAATAAGGCTGTAAGTGAGCTGCAGATTCTCCATAAGACTATTGACGCCGAGAAGGACGAGGCTCTAAGCAAGACGCTGGATGCAAAAGAAAGGATTGATATTGAGAAGAAATACGAAGAGGAGAGGAAGGCCAAAGTTGCGGAATTCAAGAAGTCTTTGGATTCAACTCTCGATGATCTTGTGAATAATGCTGGTCAAGATATTGTGGAAAGGGTACTAACAGATCAGCAGAATCAGAAGAAGAAATCTGTTGAGGATGCTATCAAGGATCACCTTAGAGGTTTCAGCCGGACGATTCCTGCTTTCCTCATGGCTTATGGCTCTGAAGGTGATGTTACTTTGGAGAATTTCGACAAAATTATTCCTGCCGATGTCTTTAAAGAAGTCACTAGTATCTCCCTTGAGGATTTTAGATTCCTTAGGGATGGCGGCAAATATATCAATGAGGAAACGGGGCAAGAGGAATCGTTCGATGGTCGTCTCTTTGATCCTGTAGTGTTCAATGATTCCGTCAACGTGTTCCTTTCACTTAGGAAAAAGCTCGCCAATTATTTCGACGAATCAGCTACTCAGGATATCTTTGATTTCATCCCTCCTCAGAAGACCAATCAGATCTTCACTCCAAGGAAGGTTGTTACCCAGATGGTCGATATGCTTGAGCAAGAGAATCCAGGTTGCTTCGACGACGATTCCAAGACCTTCGCTGATCTCTATATGAAATCTGGACTTTATCTGGCAGAGATTGTCAAGAGGCTATATCGTAGCG